One window of the Haloarcula limicola genome contains the following:
- a CDS encoding IS6 family transposase produces MQLADLLKETLDVDSQDIWENERTPTLVRRFGVHLHTAGLSIRETVAILDILGFQRSHGAVWQWVHRLADSETDPPTTKPSRVAVDETAVQIDTDWYWLYAAVDLDSLYLLDIDVFSRHGTNPAAAFLHRLTEKYNVSETDFLVDGYGYRTALSRLELSGQVEYSDRNHIEKWFHTLKQRTDRFHTCWVDSRPAVTEWCQQFKRYYNQQRPDQALNGKTPAEVLN; encoded by the coding sequence ATGCAACTCGCAGACCTGCTCAAGGAGACATTAGATGTGGACAGCCAAGACATTTGGGAGAATGAGCGCACCCCGACACTCGTCCGGCGATTTGGGGTGCATCTCCACACGGCGGGGCTGTCGATCAGGGAGACGGTCGCAATCTTAGATATCTTGGGTTTCCAACGTTCTCACGGCGCAGTTTGGCAGTGGGTTCATCGGCTGGCCGACAGCGAGACGGACCCGCCGACGACGAAGCCGTCGCGGGTCGCGGTCGACGAGACCGCTGTCCAGATTGACACCGACTGGTATTGGCTGTATGCGGCGGTCGATCTCGATTCGTTGTACCTGCTAGACATCGACGTTTTCAGCCGCCACGGCACCAATCCGGCGGCGGCATTTCTGCATCGGCTCACCGAGAAGTACAATGTCTCCGAGACAGACTTCTTGGTTGATGGCTATGGCTATCGGACTGCCCTCTCACGATTAGAGTTGAGCGGTCAGGTCGAATACAGCGACCGAAACCACATCGAAAAGTGGTTTCACACCCTCAAACAGCGAACTGACCGCTTTCATACGTGTTGGGTGGACAGTCGGCCGGCCGTCACCGAGTGGTGTCAGCAGTTCAAACGCTATTACAACCAGCAACGGCCTGATCAAGCGCTCAATGGCAAAACGCCGGCGGAGGTGCTGAACTAG
- a CDS encoding Druantia anti-phage system protein DruA: protein MGANSEREVDFSPSLPDQYQRRFEALTDELIEFQEDLDREVAIKDEIRYVENKIEDEVTEGQIRYLAALEVLLDLIEINYDIRKNSELHVVRPDPDRYKDDPEEFKKQERAVLQKERRAQFREESVREFVRKMERDTRVNTSGGRSVLEVITDGEELYQDLAPLQDQSQEEIAEDLEDVVQPYIQKVETGEKCDHTELDLMDIWRYFRYTWLTPYNTVPGRNINFLIRNAAKPKDPVMGIATLASPMMNLSVRDGYIGWTIDAVEDKLQRKKRVHEYQEQLPEEKRTPDKKTRTVTNTEWLETEEEYEERVSEFCSDIREALEDAIKDAISNIRHDDFAEEHPKLSEESFVNPDKRVIEILEEIEVEAEQTIENGEDENPEKMESWEEKSETALFRKKRSRALQKLLRDRKYFQEHSDEDDVEFIRTGLNNDSGRRAIKTALKEIKKERVGAGMMNIMVCGAIPPYNRILGGKLVAMALTGPKVIDMYQDKYGDYQSEIASSMKGETVSKRNELVFLDTTGLFEIGSAQYDRIRVPTENGEIEYDQIGYTEGYGSIQFGPETRKRISQVTQLEEGRKVVRGRFGEGVSPRIRKIRRGLKNCGLETDLLKHESRRIVYGIDLAENSQDYLLGIDDNPEYYWKFDDPQKEQESIYQYWIDRWASMRAQKQDVLENIRKFDKQGFKLSSEIDFDKRQASLSEFIISNS from the coding sequence ATGGGAGCGAATTCTGAACGAGAAGTAGATTTTTCGCCTAGTCTCCCGGACCAGTACCAACGGCGATTTGAGGCTCTGACCGATGAACTAATCGAATTTCAGGAGGACCTCGACAGGGAAGTTGCCATCAAGGACGAGATCCGCTATGTCGAGAATAAAATTGAGGATGAAGTAACTGAAGGCCAGATTCGATATCTCGCAGCGTTAGAGGTTCTTCTAGATCTCATTGAGATCAACTATGACATTCGCAAAAACTCCGAACTACACGTAGTTCGTCCGGATCCTGATCGCTACAAAGACGACCCAGAGGAGTTCAAGAAACAGGAACGCGCTGTCCTTCAGAAAGAACGACGGGCGCAGTTCCGAGAGGAAAGCGTCCGCGAGTTCGTCCGGAAAATGGAGCGAGACACCCGCGTAAACACGAGCGGCGGGCGCAGTGTTCTTGAAGTAATAACCGATGGGGAAGAACTCTACCAAGACTTAGCACCGCTTCAGGACCAGAGTCAAGAGGAAATCGCCGAAGATCTAGAAGACGTTGTCCAACCCTACATACAGAAAGTAGAGACGGGGGAGAAATGTGATCACACCGAGTTGGACCTGATGGATATCTGGCGGTATTTTCGTTATACTTGGCTAACACCATACAACACGGTCCCCGGAAGAAATATCAATTTCCTTATTAGAAACGCAGCGAAGCCAAAAGACCCGGTAATGGGGATTGCGACACTGGCAAGCCCCATGATGAACCTGTCAGTAAGAGATGGCTATATTGGCTGGACCATTGACGCGGTCGAAGATAAACTGCAGCGGAAGAAACGGGTTCACGAATACCAAGAGCAGCTACCAGAAGAGAAGCGGACGCCGGACAAGAAAACTCGGACAGTCACCAATACAGAATGGCTAGAGACCGAAGAAGAATACGAAGAGAGGGTCAGCGAGTTCTGCTCCGATATACGAGAAGCCCTAGAAGACGCCATTAAGGACGCAATATCCAATATCCGTCACGACGACTTTGCCGAGGAACACCCTAAACTCTCTGAGGAAAGCTTCGTCAACCCCGACAAACGGGTTATTGAGATTCTTGAGGAGATAGAAGTGGAAGCCGAGCAAACCATTGAAAATGGCGAGGACGAGAACCCGGAGAAGATGGAGTCTTGGGAGGAAAAAAGTGAGACAGCCCTGTTCCGGAAAAAACGGTCTCGAGCACTTCAAAAGCTTCTCCGCGACCGAAAATACTTCCAAGAACACAGCGACGAGGACGACGTCGAGTTCATCAGAACAGGGTTGAATAACGACTCTGGGCGGCGAGCTATCAAAACCGCCCTGAAGGAGATCAAAAAGGAGCGGGTCGGTGCCGGGATGATGAACATCATGGTCTGTGGCGCTATCCCTCCCTACAACCGTATTCTCGGTGGGAAGCTTGTGGCGATGGCCTTGACGGGCCCCAAGGTCATCGACATGTACCAAGACAAATACGGCGACTACCAGAGCGAAATCGCCAGCTCGATGAAAGGCGAAACAGTGAGCAAACGGAACGAACTGGTTTTCCTCGACACCACTGGCCTGTTCGAGATTGGAAGTGCCCAGTACGACCGTATCCGGGTTCCAACCGAAAACGGCGAGATCGAATACGACCAGATCGGGTACACTGAAGGGTACGGTTCAATCCAGTTCGGTCCTGAAACACGAAAACGGATTAGTCAGGTCACACAGTTAGAGGAAGGTCGCAAGGTGGTCCGAGGTCGGTTCGGAGAAGGTGTCTCTCCTCGCATCCGGAAAATCCGCCGTGGCCTGAAGAACTGCGGTTTAGAGACGGATCTCTTGAAACACGAGTCTAGACGGATTGTGTACGGAATCGATCTGGCAGAGAACTCCCAAGACTATCTGCTAGGAATCGACGATAACCCAGAATACTACTGGAAGTTTGACGACCCACAGAAGGAACAGGAGTCAATCTACCAGTACTGGATCGATCGGTGGGCAAGCATGAGAGCTCAGAAACAAGACGTCTTGGAGAATATTAGGAAATTTGACAAGCAAGGGTTCAAATTGAGCAGCGAGATCGATTTCGACAAACGACAAGCCAGTCTTAGTGAGTTCATTATAAGCAACAGTTAA
- a CDS encoding DEAD/DEAH box helicase, with translation MDEGETATEPWVEATPTYVSGDSLRELGLPSEVVDLLKELESDELDIFDPPYKHQADALQSFFNDEDDLIVSTGTGSGKTEIFLYSILGQLAQEAARGETADQRGIRTLVLYPMNALVADQLSRMRLLFGDEDGADTLEDYMGRRVQFGMYTSRTPYHGKYDTSKNDNLVKPIINRYLDLKEEQPDLYEQLAEKGRIPAKDLKGFRNKDKKKETHFRTQPGDTELFTRQEMHTRDGSNPHGGTPDLLITNYSMLEYMLLRPIEQPLFEDTREWLAEDEENELNIVLDEAHLYRGAQGAEVALLLSRLLQKLGISRERVRFILTSATMGENVEEAAPDFAAQLTTENPDDFSVITGEQVEYEGGEPSEKRTAQLLERVGYQLDDSSKIRNVASERGWDPLESDDVESVRSYLADQLVDDPLFRLAHEYLREEPLRLSALAEELFEDIDQELALEATGNLLYLCTEARQGEDQALLPTRLHMFLKGLPAQYACVNPECSGRRVTEGENLLGRIYSNPHTTCESCGSRVFELISHRTCGAAYLRAYRRSDDDRGPTFLWSDPESSEDLDELHLLVEEPRDDPNPDHEHGRSLAETTTSRNLSIVSGHLVDDRHVDDEGSTTHIEVQVPTEEPPDEDDAWSWTQCPACGIKERRRPNGDTKVEDLVTKGEEPFAHSVRSMFGIQPTDPDKEEFPNEGRKVLCFSDGRQKAARLARDLQSNVESDSFREVLTDIIGSADGEIMMDRLFAEFAIYCEKNNIVFFDDSDQYTNQSGVVYKGSRSHFEDIRGNLSDIVDEYYLESIDDIPEVPAARNALSERPRQYEELLLRSLGDEQYSITGALVGYIAPSEEVFERIDEAVPEIETDQLKSILIEALRHACEERAFDSSIEARRRSNSYPYQNWIDPDDTGLLHSEIIPEYIVESLDDEVPEEAWNSLRRALMTTEPVLFGASHGNYFVNPKATTIDLRLDDDWYRCEGCRRFSVVSLNDSCPYDGCRGTLSQVSDDDIHLQARKNFLRNPPREVLHGERDPLTLRSEEHSAQLSAKDNSEAFARSEEYELLFQDILVGDSETDQPIDVLSCTTTMEVGIDIGSLTGVAMRTVPPGPENYEQRAGRAGRRGAGLSTIVTFADNSPHESHYFENPEEMITSEGNAPIIYAGNEKIARRHINASLLARFFDPSAVETEAAVFRSLKGTAEFFEGDGDQTLAAFEDWLDEEIFADSSSTLEQLGALLPDALGEGHSSDWEVALVRDAATEFLSELQELQAKTEWEEQSTEDDDLLSVLLDAALLPTFSFPTDVADFVVRENEPGSSQPKNKYQMSRDLKQALSTYVPGREIVVDKKTYESYGIYVKFPENPKNRLAGEDWGDLDWLNWCDVCKTVFDEHNESLAARDIECPVCEGATVSSLQMYTPEAFAPKVDETGAAEKGSDYNENRAYATQPKYPLTSTSHESENASEMAEEKSIGHSIVGKMNDEQLLVANFGADEDGFEVCTDCGAVSREGPLPNPHARPYPQDLRFVEEYDWDDQCTGSTVTTSFSHRFPSDLTVLQIPLGDEMEFVPSEAWFETPGQSLAEALVMGASRALGIEDDELEGGFRTRSAEHADIDARGVIEVFLFDTTAGGAGFSSRVWEEFHAVCAEARSILESCSCDTACHNCLRRYQNRHLHDSLNRHEGLALLDYAQTGIPPTLRPEKTQSLIKQLERTLKLKEEDVALGAIDDDKWEIEIDGATMTFGVRSSLRRSRASTSATYDEDYSDYELSQRLPEVAHSIVDQLQ, from the coding sequence ATGGACGAGGGAGAGACGGCCACCGAACCGTGGGTCGAGGCCACACCGACCTATGTTTCGGGGGATTCCCTCAGAGAGTTGGGCTTGCCAAGCGAAGTCGTCGATTTGCTGAAAGAGCTCGAAAGCGACGAACTCGACATCTTCGATCCGCCGTACAAACACCAGGCCGACGCTCTCCAATCGTTCTTCAACGACGAGGACGATCTCATCGTATCCACCGGAACAGGATCCGGGAAAACAGAGATATTCCTTTACTCAATTCTAGGTCAGCTCGCCCAGGAGGCAGCACGAGGAGAGACAGCCGACCAACGTGGGATACGGACATTAGTTCTCTATCCAATGAACGCCCTCGTCGCGGATCAACTCTCGCGGATGCGCCTGCTTTTCGGTGATGAGGACGGAGCAGATACACTTGAGGACTATATGGGTCGGCGGGTACAATTCGGGATGTACACGAGTCGTACACCCTATCACGGGAAGTATGATACCAGCAAGAACGATAATCTAGTCAAACCGATTATCAACCGGTATCTCGACCTAAAGGAAGAACAGCCGGACCTCTATGAACAACTCGCAGAGAAAGGCCGCATTCCAGCCAAGGACCTCAAAGGGTTCCGGAATAAGGACAAGAAGAAGGAGACACATTTCCGTACCCAACCTGGCGATACCGAACTATTTACGCGTCAGGAGATGCACACCCGCGATGGAAGCAACCCCCATGGCGGGACGCCTGATCTCCTGATTACGAACTACTCGATGCTGGAGTACATGCTACTCCGGCCGATCGAACAACCCCTCTTTGAGGATACCCGAGAATGGCTGGCAGAGGATGAAGAGAACGAGTTGAATATCGTCCTCGACGAAGCACACCTCTACCGAGGCGCCCAAGGAGCAGAGGTGGCGCTCCTGTTGAGCCGCTTGCTTCAGAAGCTCGGGATATCTCGCGAACGTGTGCGCTTCATCCTCACGAGTGCGACGATGGGCGAAAACGTAGAGGAAGCAGCCCCAGACTTTGCGGCCCAGCTCACAACCGAAAATCCGGACGATTTCTCAGTAATCACCGGTGAGCAGGTGGAGTACGAAGGTGGAGAACCGAGCGAGAAACGCACGGCGCAACTCCTAGAGCGGGTTGGCTACCAACTCGATGATTCATCGAAGATTCGCAACGTAGCGAGCGAACGAGGCTGGGATCCTCTTGAAAGTGATGACGTAGAATCGGTCCGTTCGTACCTTGCTGACCAGTTAGTCGATGACCCACTCTTCAGGTTAGCACACGAATACCTTCGTGAAGAGCCACTACGCCTATCGGCGCTTGCCGAAGAGTTGTTCGAGGATATCGATCAGGAGTTGGCTCTTGAGGCGACAGGCAATCTTCTGTATCTTTGTACCGAGGCCCGCCAGGGAGAGGACCAGGCGTTGCTTCCGACGCGCCTGCATATGTTCCTCAAAGGGCTCCCTGCCCAGTATGCGTGTGTCAATCCTGAATGCAGCGGCCGCCGGGTTACAGAGGGGGAGAACCTCCTCGGGCGCATCTACAGTAATCCGCACACGACCTGTGAGTCCTGTGGCAGTCGCGTCTTCGAACTGATTAGCCACCGCACCTGTGGAGCAGCATATCTGCGCGCGTATCGACGCTCTGACGACGACCGCGGGCCGACGTTCCTGTGGTCAGACCCTGAGAGCAGCGAGGACTTGGACGAACTTCATCTCTTAGTTGAAGAACCTCGGGATGACCCCAATCCAGACCACGAACACGGCCGTTCGCTCGCTGAGACGACGACCTCACGAAACCTCTCGATTGTCTCCGGCCATCTTGTTGATGATCGGCACGTGGACGACGAAGGGTCGACCACTCATATCGAGGTTCAGGTCCCGACTGAAGAGCCGCCGGACGAGGACGATGCGTGGAGTTGGACTCAATGTCCGGCGTGCGGGATCAAAGAGCGACGCCGTCCAAATGGCGACACGAAGGTCGAAGATCTGGTCACCAAAGGTGAGGAGCCATTCGCGCATAGCGTCCGCTCGATGTTCGGTATCCAGCCGACCGATCCAGATAAAGAGGAGTTCCCCAACGAGGGGCGCAAGGTATTGTGCTTCTCTGACGGTCGACAGAAGGCGGCCCGCTTAGCTCGCGATCTCCAATCGAACGTTGAATCCGACTCGTTCCGCGAGGTCCTAACCGACATTATTGGATCCGCGGACGGTGAAATCATGATGGACCGGTTGTTCGCCGAGTTCGCAATCTACTGTGAGAAAAACAACATCGTATTCTTCGACGACAGCGACCAATACACGAATCAGTCGGGCGTCGTGTATAAGGGCTCACGCTCCCACTTCGAGGATATTCGTGGGAACCTGTCCGACATTGTCGATGAGTACTACCTTGAGTCCATCGATGATATTCCGGAGGTGCCAGCCGCACGCAATGCATTGTCGGAGCGTCCCCGCCAGTATGAGGAACTTCTCCTCCGATCGTTGGGCGATGAACAGTACTCCATCACCGGTGCTCTCGTCGGGTACATTGCGCCGTCCGAGGAGGTGTTTGAGAGAATCGATGAAGCCGTCCCTGAAATTGAGACAGACCAACTCAAGAGCATCCTCATTGAGGCGCTTCGTCATGCCTGTGAGGAACGGGCATTTGATTCAAGCATTGAAGCCAGACGGCGTTCGAACTCCTATCCCTACCAAAATTGGATTGACCCGGACGATACAGGGCTCCTCCACAGTGAAATAATCCCTGAATATATTGTAGAATCACTCGACGACGAAGTGCCGGAAGAGGCATGGAATAGTCTGAGACGGGCGTTGATGACGACAGAGCCTGTGTTGTTTGGGGCCTCCCACGGTAATTACTTCGTCAATCCAAAAGCAACGACAATCGATCTTCGACTCGACGACGATTGGTACCGGTGCGAAGGATGTCGCCGGTTCTCGGTAGTGTCACTCAATGATTCATGTCCCTACGATGGATGTCGCGGAACTCTGAGTCAGGTTAGTGACGATGACATCCATCTCCAGGCACGGAAGAACTTCCTTCGGAACCCGCCACGCGAAGTGCTCCATGGCGAACGGGATCCGCTCACGCTGCGTTCAGAAGAGCACTCTGCGCAACTGAGTGCAAAGGACAACTCTGAGGCATTCGCACGCTCCGAAGAGTATGAACTCCTCTTCCAGGACATCCTCGTCGGGGACTCCGAGACCGATCAGCCGATCGATGTGTTAAGCTGTACGACTACTATGGAAGTCGGGATTGACATTGGGAGCCTCACTGGCGTGGCCATGCGGACGGTCCCGCCAGGACCAGAGAATTATGAGCAACGTGCTGGTCGGGCAGGACGTCGCGGAGCCGGACTCTCGACGATCGTCACCTTCGCGGACAACTCCCCTCACGAGTCACACTACTTCGAGAATCCTGAGGAGATGATTACGAGCGAGGGGAACGCACCGATCATTTACGCCGGCAACGAAAAGATTGCCCGACGGCACATCAACGCCTCGCTGCTTGCTCGGTTCTTCGATCCATCAGCCGTCGAGACGGAAGCCGCCGTATTCCGCTCGCTCAAAGGTACAGCCGAGTTCTTTGAAGGAGACGGGGATCAAACCCTCGCCGCGTTCGAAGACTGGCTGGACGAAGAGATCTTCGCCGATTCATCGTCGACGCTCGAGCAATTGGGGGCCCTCCTTCCGGATGCACTAGGAGAGGGACATTCATCCGACTGGGAGGTCGCATTAGTCCGCGACGCCGCTACAGAGTTCCTAAGCGAACTCCAGGAGCTACAAGCCAAGACAGAATGGGAAGAGCAATCCACGGAAGACGACGATTTACTTTCCGTCCTTCTCGATGCAGCCCTACTTCCGACGTTCTCGTTCCCGACTGATGTGGCCGATTTCGTCGTGCGCGAAAATGAGCCCGGGTCGTCACAGCCGAAGAACAAGTACCAGATGTCTCGGGATCTGAAACAGGCTCTCTCAACGTACGTTCCAGGCCGAGAAATCGTCGTTGACAAGAAGACCTATGAGTCCTACGGTATCTATGTCAAATTCCCAGAAAACCCCAAGAACCGACTAGCTGGCGAAGACTGGGGAGACCTCGATTGGTTGAACTGGTGTGACGTCTGTAAGACAGTCTTTGACGAGCATAATGAGAGTCTGGCAGCCAGGGATATAGAGTGTCCTGTCTGTGAGGGAGCGACCGTCAGTTCCCTTCAAATGTACACCCCGGAGGCATTTGCACCGAAAGTCGATGAGACAGGTGCAGCTGAGAAAGGATCGGACTACAACGAGAACCGAGCCTACGCGACACAGCCTAAATACCCGCTGACGTCGACTTCTCACGAGAGTGAGAACGCTAGCGAGATGGCAGAGGAGAAATCCATTGGCCATTCGATAGTGGGGAAGATGAATGACGAACAGCTTCTTGTGGCCAACTTTGGGGCTGATGAGGATGGATTCGAGGTCTGCACCGATTGTGGGGCCGTTAGCCGCGAAGGCCCGCTCCCGAACCCACACGCCCGTCCATACCCCCAGGATCTCCGATTTGTTGAGGAATATGACTGGGATGATCAGTGTACCGGCTCAACAGTCACGACGAGTTTCAGCCACCGCTTCCCTAGTGATTTGACTGTCCTCCAAATCCCGTTAGGTGATGAGATGGAGTTCGTTCCCTCCGAAGCATGGTTCGAGACACCAGGGCAGTCGTTAGCTGAAGCATTAGTCATGGGTGCATCTCGTGCGCTGGGTATCGAAGATGACGAACTCGAAGGTGGATTCCGTACTCGTTCGGCAGAGCACGCCGACATCGACGCACGGGGCGTTATCGAGGTCTTCCTCTTCGACACAACCGCTGGCGGTGCTGGCTTCTCATCGCGCGTCTGGGAAGAATTCCACGCCGTATGTGCAGAAGCCCGTTCAATCCTCGAGAGTTGCTCATGCGATACGGCATGTCACAACTGCTTGCGCCGGTATCAGAACCGCCATCTCCACGATTCGTTGAATCGCCACGAGGGCCTGGCCCTGCTCGATTACGCACAGACGGGGATTCCACCAACACTTCGTCCTGAAAAGACACAAAGCCTGATAAAGCAGCTCGAACGTACCTTGAAATTGAAGGAAGAAGATGTTGCACTCGGGGCGATTGACGATGATAAATGGGAAATCGAGATTGACGGGGCGACAATGACGTTCGGTGTTCGTTCAAGTCTGCGGCGTTCACGTGCCTCGACGTCGGCGACGTATGACGAAGACTACTCAGACTACGAATTGTCCCAACGGTTGCCAGAGGTGGCTCACTCAATCGTCGATCAACTCCAATAG
- a CDS encoding RecB family exonuclease, translated as MTKTTQTTNCPNGCQRWLTQSSINSNSGMNDSEQFAHVNWSASAARVFEECPRRFFYRYQQTESTGDYSEYTPSPGAYLGTVVHKSLAGQVARWARSENIHLQTATDYAKDELERYTEANAETIADRINDTDIETFDSDSFTRSLVRTARNHIRRFFRVIWPHFEDHRYIAHETRQTFNIAEEPVTVQPDLCTRSPKGDFVVTDWKTGAYDRFSNPTIQMQAYALYAHEAYEPELSRIRVQLAHTGSGEFDRMVPTTEDIRRVQERITNNRAFWTSQGDIEFYETDPAVQKCSHCSYLHRCTDGQTVVGEDPEPK; from the coding sequence ATGACGAAGACTACTCAGACTACGAATTGTCCCAACGGTTGCCAGAGGTGGCTCACTCAATCGTCGATCAACTCCAATAGCGGAATGAATGACTCAGAACAGTTTGCACACGTAAACTGGTCGGCGTCGGCAGCGCGGGTGTTTGAAGAGTGTCCACGGCGGTTCTTTTATCGGTACCAACAGACCGAGTCTACTGGTGACTATAGTGAGTATACACCGTCACCCGGAGCCTACCTGGGAACAGTCGTACACAAATCTCTCGCGGGGCAAGTTGCACGGTGGGCTCGCAGTGAGAACATCCATCTCCAGACTGCAACTGATTATGCGAAAGATGAACTTGAGAGGTATACCGAAGCGAATGCTGAGACGATCGCAGATCGGATTAATGATACGGATATAGAAACCTTTGATAGCGATTCCTTCACGCGGTCATTAGTTCGTACAGCCCGTAACCACATCAGGCGGTTCTTCCGGGTGATTTGGCCCCATTTTGAGGACCACCGTTACATCGCCCACGAAACGCGCCAGACGTTCAATATTGCCGAAGAGCCCGTTACCGTCCAACCAGATCTCTGTACGCGGAGCCCAAAGGGGGACTTTGTCGTCACTGACTGGAAGACAGGTGCGTATGACCGGTTCAGTAACCCGACGATACAGATGCAAGCATATGCGCTCTATGCTCACGAAGCGTATGAACCCGAACTCAGTCGGATTCGGGTCCAATTAGCACATACAGGAAGTGGGGAATTCGATCGAATGGTGCCGACCACAGAAGACATCAGACGGGTACAAGAGCGAATTACGAATAATAGGGCCTTCTGGACCAGCCAAGGGGATATAGAATTCTACGAGACAGATCCAGCCGTCCAGAAATGTAGCCATTGTTCGTACCTTCACCGGTGTACAGATGGACAAACCGTCGTAGGTGAAGACCCGGAACCAAAGTAA
- a CDS encoding winged helix-turn-helix transcriptional regulator, translated as MPDPGRKPTISDVEILKEFALCSDPFMHATELAESLDMSRQGVHKRLEQLEENSYLASKITGGTRNWWLTDDGRNYLSEHS; from the coding sequence ATGCCGGATCCGGGTCGCAAGCCAACCATTTCTGACGTGGAGATACTCAAAGAGTTTGCCCTGTGCTCAGACCCATTTATGCATGCAACAGAATTGGCCGAATCTCTAGATATGTCTCGACAGGGAGTCCACAAGCGGTTAGAACAACTCGAGGAGAATAGCTACTTAGCCAGCAAGATCACTGGTGGGACGCGAAATTGGTGGCTCACTGACGATGGGCGAAACTATCTCTCTGAACACTCCTGA
- a CDS encoding XF1762 family protein: MGNLITVPGSVSDLKLTRERSRNEINEFLESEEVNHKLGGIPGWKAAFGARYKSNLIAVCVLGRPVARMVDEDEELSITRYGSKPERPPNTGSWLIARARKWAFLEGYQRISAHAGVAGNKGTIYSAAGFKLVREEKAQGDSWQSRDGRSSVDDFIRRKWIYQLRD, encoded by the coding sequence ATGGGAAATCTAATAACAGTACCTGGTTCTGTATCGGATCTCAAACTAACCAGAGAGCGAAGTCGAAACGAGATTAACGAATTTCTCGAATCAGAGGAGGTGAACCACAAATTAGGGGGCATCCCGGGCTGGAAGGCTGCTTTCGGTGCTCGTTATAAATCTAATCTAATTGCTGTCTGCGTTCTTGGCCGTCCTGTGGCTCGAATGGTTGATGAAGATGAAGAACTCTCGATTACGCGGTATGGCTCGAAACCTGAAAGACCACCAAATACGGGTTCTTGGCTTATTGCTCGGGCCCGAAAGTGGGCGTTCTTAGAGGGGTATCAACGAATCTCCGCTCATGCTGGAGTTGCAGGTAACAAGGGAACAATTTATTCAGCAGCGGGTTTCAAATTGGTTCGAGAAGAAAAAGCTCAAGGAGATAGTTGGCAGTCACGCGATGGACGTTCCTCAGTTGATGATTTTATTCGTCGTAAGTGGATCTACCAATTGCGTGATTGA